A stretch of Nonomuraea africana DNA encodes these proteins:
- a CDS encoding amidohydrolase family protein — protein sequence MRIRTTRRETLKLGAMATVGVAGTSGGTFGPAADDGLLLTADLMFDGHRFVEKAAVLVRGGKVIRSGPARAVRDPSARRLALGPATIAPGMIDLHVHATQNRVPFDRILAHGVTTIRDLGGDLRAAHGGHGGPGRLRYVAAGPLVTVPGGYPIPVWGTGLAAVIDGPESARETVARLVGQGAAVIKLALEPGGEAGAPWSGDHASTPPPWPLPSVEEARAVVQEAHRRGRKVTAHIGEERGARIALDAGVDEWAHSPSDPIPEDLLEKAARRGVRMVGTLDTQSHTKGAVRNAKLFVSHGGRLLYGTDMAHPEIPHGFDSQELSLMTHVGLSLEEALAGATSLAGEQLGLAPLGSLRPGAPADLVAAAGDIRQGHGAVKSLEYPFLVMTGGRLVVTP from the coding sequence ATGCGCATTCGTACAACCCGCCGCGAGACCCTGAAGCTGGGCGCCATGGCCACTGTCGGAGTGGCCGGCACCTCGGGAGGGACCTTCGGGCCGGCGGCGGACGACGGGCTGCTGCTCACCGCCGACCTGATGTTCGATGGTCACCGCTTCGTCGAGAAGGCCGCGGTGCTCGTCAGGGGCGGCAAAGTCATCCGATCCGGTCCCGCGCGAGCGGTGCGCGACCCCTCCGCACGCAGGCTCGCCCTGGGACCGGCCACCATCGCTCCGGGGATGATCGACCTTCATGTTCACGCCACGCAGAATCGCGTGCCGTTCGACCGGATTCTGGCCCATGGGGTGACCACGATCCGCGATCTCGGCGGAGACCTGCGCGCCGCGCACGGAGGTCACGGAGGTCCTGGCCGGCTCCGCTACGTCGCCGCAGGACCGCTCGTCACCGTGCCCGGCGGCTACCCGATCCCCGTGTGGGGAACCGGCCTGGCCGCGGTGATCGACGGCCCGGAGTCCGCTCGCGAGACGGTGGCCAGGCTCGTCGGCCAGGGAGCCGCGGTCATCAAGCTCGCGCTGGAGCCTGGAGGAGAAGCGGGGGCGCCGTGGAGCGGGGACCACGCCTCGACTCCCCCGCCCTGGCCCCTGCCGTCCGTCGAGGAGGCCCGCGCCGTCGTACAGGAAGCACACCGGCGGGGACGCAAGGTCACCGCCCATATCGGGGAGGAGCGGGGCGCGCGCATCGCGCTCGACGCGGGCGTCGACGAATGGGCGCACAGCCCGAGCGACCCGATCCCCGAAGACCTGCTCGAGAAGGCCGCCCGGCGGGGAGTCCGCATGGTCGGCACCCTCGACACGCAGTCCCACACCAAGGGCGCGGTGCGGAACGCCAAGCTCTTCGTCTCCCACGGCGGCAGGCTGCTCTACGGCACGGACATGGCGCACCCCGAGATCCCCCACGGCTTCGACTCGCAGGAGCTCAGCCTGATGACGCACGTCGGGCTGTCGCTGGAGGAGGCTCTGGCAGGGGCCACCTCACTGGCCGGCGAGCAGCTCGGGCTGGCTCCGCTGGGCTCCCTGCGCCCCGGCGCTCCCGCCGACCTCGTCGCCGCGGCCGGAGACATCCGGCAGGGACACGGCGCCGTCAAGAGCCTCGAATACCCCTTTCTTGTCATGACGGGCGGCCGTCTCGTGGTCACCCCGTAA
- a CDS encoding NAD-dependent epimerase/dehydratase family protein: MKILLIGASGYVGSAVAEHLEGAGHQVVELARPGDGESSRRRERRVGDLTDPRSLTSAVTADIDAVVNLATPTGDAEADANAVAALTDPLRGSGRAFVYTSGVWVLGATGPGPVDESSPTNPIPIVGYRPRIERQVLDTAEHGVRTSVIRPGIVHGRGGGIPALLVDLARKHGAPTFIGEESVRWPMVHIDDLADLFVAVVERAPAGTLWHGVCEPAVTVHDLVSAAGRAAGISARPQAWPLDEAREALGAPFADALALDQSVSGAAAREKLGWQPQRQGAVADLLDGSYR, encoded by the coding sequence GTGAAGATCCTGTTGATCGGCGCTAGCGGTTACGTCGGATCGGCTGTCGCGGAACACCTGGAAGGGGCCGGGCATCAGGTCGTCGAGCTGGCCCGACCCGGCGACGGCGAGTCCAGCCGGCGGCGCGAGCGGCGCGTCGGCGACCTGACCGACCCGCGGTCGCTCACCTCGGCGGTGACAGCCGACATCGACGCCGTGGTCAACCTGGCGACGCCCACCGGCGACGCCGAGGCCGACGCGAACGCGGTCGCCGCGCTGACCGACCCGCTCCGCGGCAGCGGACGGGCCTTCGTCTACACCAGCGGCGTCTGGGTGCTGGGCGCCACCGGACCCGGCCCGGTCGACGAGAGCAGCCCCACCAACCCCATCCCGATCGTGGGCTACCGGCCGCGGATCGAGCGTCAGGTGCTCGACACCGCCGAGCACGGGGTGCGCACCTCGGTGATCCGTCCTGGCATCGTGCACGGTCGCGGCGGAGGCATTCCGGCCCTGCTGGTGGACCTCGCGCGCAAGCACGGGGCGCCCACGTTCATCGGTGAGGAGTCGGTGCGCTGGCCCATGGTGCACATCGACGATCTCGCCGACCTGTTCGTGGCCGTGGTGGAGCGGGCGCCCGCAGGAACGCTCTGGCACGGGGTGTGCGAGCCCGCGGTGACCGTCCATGACCTTGTTTCGGCCGCCGGACGGGCCGCGGGCATCTCCGCGCGGCCGCAGGCCTGGCCGCTCGACGAGGCGCGCGAGGCGCTCGGCGCTCCGTTCGCCGACGCCCTCGCGCTCGACCAGAGCGTCAGCGGCGCCGCCGCGCGCGAGAAGCTCGGCTGGCAGCCCCAGCGCCAGGGGGCCGTGGCCGACCTCCTTGACGGCTCCTACCGCTGA
- a CDS encoding MerR family transcriptional regulator codes for MAIGELAERFDLAPHVLRHWEAMGLITPAARVNGRRRYTRDHVIRIMTIIRAKAAGMSLEQIREILAVSGQRERREILERHHAELERRLHEIAASKALIEHIMQCRADDFTQCPGYRRLAETEELNLSDDICVVPTP; via the coding sequence ATGGCCATCGGAGAGCTCGCCGAACGATTCGACCTCGCGCCGCACGTGCTGCGGCACTGGGAGGCCATGGGCCTGATCACCCCGGCCGCCAGGGTGAACGGCCGCCGCCGCTACACCCGCGACCACGTCATCCGGATCATGACGATCATCCGCGCCAAGGCGGCGGGGATGAGCCTGGAGCAGATCAGGGAGATCCTCGCCGTCTCCGGTCAGCGCGAGCGGCGGGAGATCCTCGAACGGCACCACGCCGAGCTGGAGCGGCGGCTGCACGAGATCGCGGCGTCCAAGGCGCTGATCGAGCACATCATGCAGTGCCGGGCCGACGACTTCACCCAGTGCCCCGGCTACCGGCGTCTGGCGGAGACGGAGGAGCTGAACCTCAGCGACGACATCTGCGTGGTGCCGACCCCGTGA
- a CDS encoding NAD(P)/FAD-dependent oxidoreductase, translated as MSSNDQLFDVVIVGAGPAGMAAALTLGRAHRTTLLLDSGEGRNAPAAAVHNFLTRDGTPPARLRELGRAELSAYPSVRLRHDTVTAVTVLDGFHLELAGGGSAGARRLLLATGLADDLPGPRGVEPLWGRSAFHCPYCHGYECTGEPVAVIGAEPARVRLALQLSRFASDVALCTGGQPLDPALRATLESHGVTVRCEAISRLEGTGDRLEQIVFETGPPLARAAVFVVNVPRQRSDLAVRLGCQTFADGCVEVNEFGQTSVPGVYAAGDMARRATVPMPMAAVIAAAAGGTVAAAVIDQDLLSADFDLPNPFAQARS; from the coding sequence ATGTCAAGCAACGACCAGCTGTTCGATGTCGTCATCGTCGGCGCGGGCCCTGCCGGGATGGCCGCGGCGCTGACCCTGGGCCGCGCGCACCGCACGACGCTCCTGCTCGACTCCGGGGAGGGCCGCAACGCCCCGGCCGCGGCCGTGCACAACTTCCTCACCCGGGACGGCACGCCGCCCGCACGGCTGCGCGAACTCGGCCGCGCCGAGCTGTCCGCCTACCCGAGCGTTCGGCTGCGCCACGACACCGTCACCGCGGTGACCGTTCTGGATGGGTTCCACCTGGAGCTGGCCGGCGGCGGCTCGGCGGGCGCGCGGCGGCTCCTGCTCGCCACCGGCCTCGCCGACGACCTGCCCGGCCCGCGCGGGGTCGAGCCGCTGTGGGGCCGATCCGCCTTCCACTGCCCCTACTGCCACGGCTACGAGTGCACCGGCGAACCTGTCGCGGTGATCGGCGCCGAACCGGCCAGGGTACGGCTGGCGCTGCAGCTGAGCCGCTTCGCCTCCGACGTCGCGCTCTGCACCGGCGGCCAGCCGCTCGACCCGGCGCTGCGGGCGACGCTGGAATCGCACGGCGTCACCGTGCGGTGCGAGGCCATCTCCCGTCTGGAGGGCACGGGGGACCGGCTCGAGCAGATCGTGTTCGAGACCGGCCCGCCACTCGCCAGGGCCGCGGTGTTCGTCGTCAACGTGCCGCGCCAGCGCTCCGACCTCGCCGTCCGCCTCGGCTGCCAGACCTTCGCCGACGGCTGCGTCGAGGTGAACGAGTTCGGCCAGACCAGCGTGCCGGGCGTCTACGCGGCGGGCGACATGGCGCGGCGGGCCACCGTACCGATGCCGATGGCCGCCGTCATCGCCGCCGCGGCCGGCGGCACCGTCGCCGCCGCGGTGATCGATCAGGACCTGCTCAGCGCCGACTTCGACCTGCCCAACCCCTTCGCACAGGCCAGGAGCTGA
- a CDS encoding MDR family MFS transporter has protein sequence MTRELTRTASAAPSKPGNVPLATAGLLLGMLLSVLDQTVVAIALPDIAADLGGMDAIGWIITSYVLASTTTGALYGRISDRFGRRAVFVTAIAVFIVGSVLCGVALTVPQLVAARTLQGIGAGALFVLPTIALSELYPQRLRSRVQGFTGGVFALASVGGPLAGGLITDSVGWRWIFYINLPLGLLSIALVTFALRLPKPGGGGKVDVAGSALIVGATVSLLLVAEWGGRVHAWTSLVILTLIGAFAVLLALFVWWERRAANPLLPPRLFANPALRVALPATALLGALLGGSIVYLPTYLQAAYGMGATQAGLALNPYVVTFMAVSFLAGARIGASGRFKPYLIAGSVIVVLGFALLSQLGTGTPYAVLAVELGVLGAGFGLLMQNLVVVAQNAATPADLAATTSAAVSVRGLGMSLGVAIFGNLLARQLQSHPQSTATAIPDVLFWGVPVAVALVALLALLPRSADHELTST, from the coding sequence GTGACCCGCGAACTCACCCGGACGGCCTCCGCCGCGCCGTCGAAGCCCGGTAACGTCCCGCTCGCCACGGCCGGCCTGCTGCTCGGCATGCTGCTGTCGGTCCTGGACCAGACGGTGGTCGCCATCGCGCTGCCCGACATCGCCGCCGACCTGGGCGGCATGGACGCGATCGGCTGGATCATCACCTCCTACGTGCTGGCCTCGACCACGACCGGCGCGCTCTACGGCCGCATCAGCGACCGCTTCGGGCGGCGCGCGGTCTTCGTCACCGCGATCGCCGTCTTCATCGTGGGCTCCGTGCTGTGCGGCGTGGCGCTGACGGTGCCCCAGCTGGTGGCCGCCAGGACCCTGCAGGGCATCGGCGCGGGCGCGCTGTTCGTCCTGCCCACGATCGCGCTGTCGGAGCTGTACCCGCAGCGCCTGCGCAGCAGGGTCCAGGGCTTCACCGGCGGCGTCTTCGCCCTGGCCAGCGTGGGCGGCCCGCTCGCCGGTGGGCTGATCACCGACAGCGTGGGCTGGCGCTGGATCTTCTACATCAACCTGCCCCTCGGCCTGCTCAGCATCGCCCTCGTCACCTTCGCGCTGCGCCTGCCGAAGCCGGGCGGTGGCGGCAAGGTCGACGTCGCGGGCTCGGCACTGATCGTCGGCGCGACGGTGAGCCTGCTGCTGGTGGCCGAGTGGGGCGGCCGCGTCCACGCCTGGACCTCCCTCGTGATCCTCACGCTGATCGGCGCCTTCGCCGTCCTCCTTGCCCTGTTCGTGTGGTGGGAACGGCGCGCGGCCAACCCGCTGCTCCCGCCACGGCTGTTCGCCAACCCCGCGCTGCGCGTCGCGCTGCCCGCCACCGCGCTGCTCGGGGCGCTGCTCGGCGGCTCCATCGTGTATCTGCCCACCTACCTGCAGGCCGCCTACGGCATGGGCGCCACGCAGGCGGGCCTCGCGCTCAACCCCTACGTCGTCACCTTCATGGCGGTGTCCTTCCTCGCCGGCGCCCGCATTGGCGCGAGCGGCCGGTTCAAGCCCTATCTGATCGCCGGCTCGGTGATCGTGGTGCTGGGGTTCGCGCTGCTCAGCCAGCTCGGTACCGGCACGCCGTACGCGGTGCTGGCCGTGGAGCTCGGCGTGCTCGGCGCCGGGTTCGGCCTCCTGATGCAGAACCTGGTGGTCGTCGCGCAGAACGCGGCCACCCCCGCGGATCTCGCGGCCACCACGTCCGCCGCGGTGTCGGTACGCGGGCTCGGCATGTCGCTCGGCGTCGCCATCTTCGGCAACCTGCTCGCCAGGCAGCTCCAGAGCCACCCGCAGAGCACGGCGACGGCCATCCCCGACGTCCTGTTCTGGGGCGTGCCCGTGGCCGTCGCCCTGGTGGCCCTCCTGGCGCTGCTCCCGCGCTCGGCTGACCACGAATTGACCTCAACCTAA
- a CDS encoding MFS transporter, which yields MSENVIARAGRREWIGLAVLVLPTLLLSIDMSVLHLAVPMLSADLRPSATQLLWINDIYGFLIAGFLITMGTLGDRIGRRRLLLIGGAAFGLASLLAAYAPSAELLIAARALLGVAGATLMPSTLSLIRNMFHDPSQRTVAISLWMTGFTGGMVLGPVVGGVLLENFWWGSVFLLGVPVMAVLLVAGPILLPEYRDPGAGRLDVTSVLLSLTAILAMIYGFKEIAAYGLALPPVLTVLAGLALGVVFVRRQRGLADPLLDLKLFAERKFTASLGTLMITILVGPGIGLLSAQYLQLVLGLSPLEAGLWSLPPALAVTAGLVISPLLARRLRPAVVIGAGLLASAAGVALITQADATSGLAVVVTGQVVFFLGASPLWVLGTDLIVGSAPPERSGSASSLSETVQEFGGAFGLALFGSIATAVYRTQLAVPEGIPAAVAETARDTLGGAAAAAERLPGPAADELLGAAGAAFTSGLQVSAAISAGIVLVAAGIAFVFLRHVRPTAEQTPEVDDPSRIEVPPGGQPSRL from the coding sequence ATGAGTGAGAATGTGATCGCCAGAGCGGGTCGGCGGGAGTGGATCGGCCTTGCCGTCTTGGTCCTGCCGACCCTCCTGCTCTCCATCGACATGAGCGTGCTCCACCTGGCCGTGCCCATGCTCAGCGCGGATCTGCGGCCGAGCGCGACCCAGCTGTTGTGGATCAACGACATCTACGGCTTCCTCATCGCCGGTTTCCTGATCACGATGGGCACGCTGGGTGACCGCATCGGCCGCAGGCGGTTGCTGCTGATCGGCGGCGCCGCCTTCGGCCTGGCCTCGTTGCTCGCCGCCTACGCGCCCAGTGCCGAGTTGCTGATCGCCGCGCGGGCGTTGCTTGGCGTCGCGGGGGCGACGCTGATGCCCTCGACGCTCTCCTTGATCCGCAACATGTTCCACGATCCCAGCCAGCGCACGGTGGCCATCAGCCTGTGGATGACCGGGTTCACCGGCGGCATGGTGCTCGGTCCCGTGGTGGGCGGGGTGCTGCTGGAGAACTTCTGGTGGGGCTCGGTCTTCCTGCTCGGTGTGCCGGTCATGGCGGTGCTGCTGGTCGCGGGGCCGATCCTGCTGCCGGAGTACCGCGATCCCGGGGCCGGTCGGCTCGACGTGACCAGTGTGCTGCTCTCCCTGACCGCCATCCTGGCGATGATCTACGGATTCAAAGAGATCGCCGCGTACGGCCTCGCGCTCCCTCCGGTCCTGACCGTGCTGGCGGGGTTGGCCCTCGGTGTCGTGTTCGTGCGCAGGCAGCGGGGGCTGGCCGATCCACTGCTCGACTTGAAGCTGTTCGCGGAGCGGAAGTTCACCGCGTCGCTGGGCACCCTGATGATCACCATCTTGGTGGGCCCCGGCATCGGCCTGCTCTCCGCGCAGTATCTGCAGCTGGTGCTGGGTCTGTCGCCGCTGGAAGCCGGACTGTGGTCGCTGCCTCCCGCGCTGGCGGTCACCGCGGGGCTGGTCATATCCCCGCTGCTGGCCCGCCGGCTGCGTCCCGCCGTGGTGATCGGCGCCGGACTGCTGGCCTCCGCCGCGGGCGTCGCCCTGATCACCCAGGCGGACGCCACGTCCGGCCTCGCGGTTGTCGTCACCGGGCAGGTCGTCTTCTTCCTCGGCGCCTCCCCGCTCTGGGTGCTGGGCACCGACCTGATCGTGGGGTCCGCGCCGCCCGAGCGCTCGGGCTCCGCCTCCTCCCTGTCCGAGACCGTCCAGGAGTTCGGCGGCGCGTTCGGGCTGGCGCTCTTCGGCAGCATCGCCACCGCCGTCTACCGGACCCAGCTGGCCGTACCGGAAGGGATTCCGGCCGCGGTCGCGGAGACGGCGAGGGATACGCTCGGCGGGGCCGCCGCCGCGGCGGAACGGCTGCCGGGACCGGCCGCCGACGAGCTGCTCGGCGCGGCCGGAGCCGCCTTCACCTCCGGCCTGCAGGTGTCGGCGGCGATCAGCGCGGGGATCGTGCTCGTCGCGGCCGGCATCGCCTTCGTCTTCCTCCGCCACGTGCGGCCCACGGCGGAGCAGACCCCGGAGGTGGACGATCCGTCCAGGATCGAGGTGCCCCCGGGCGGTCAGCCCAGCAGGTTGTAG
- a CDS encoding MFS transporter, with protein sequence MPAALLLRLARATAFATVCVGLGVLAHVFAGGTVTVETAAWGQGLSLLAALPLTGRERDLRVILPLLAAVQAGMHVIFAVVDATPAGDSVVQHLHCATPGLGMTILHGAAVTLTAVWLARGEAAVWALLRLAGARVLRLIIAWLAPEPAVGRGPVPAFPEALRLRSALLRSVVSRRGPPAVAFCR encoded by the coding sequence ATGCCGGCAGCCCTCCTCCTCCGACTCGCCCGCGCCACGGCCTTCGCCACGGTGTGCGTCGGTCTGGGCGTGCTGGCCCACGTGTTCGCCGGGGGCACGGTCACCGTGGAGACGGCCGCGTGGGGGCAGGGCCTGTCCCTGCTCGCCGCGCTGCCGCTGACCGGCCGCGAGCGCGATCTGCGGGTGATCCTTCCGCTGCTGGCCGCCGTGCAGGCGGGGATGCACGTGATCTTCGCGGTCGTCGACGCCACGCCCGCGGGAGACAGCGTCGTCCAGCACCTCCACTGCGCGACGCCGGGCCTCGGCATGACGATCCTGCACGGCGCCGCCGTGACGCTGACCGCCGTCTGGCTGGCCAGGGGCGAGGCGGCCGTGTGGGCGCTGTTGCGGCTGGCCGGCGCCCGCGTCCTGCGCCTGATCATCGCGTGGCTGGCGCCGGAGCCGGCAGTCGGGCGCGGGCCGGTGCCCGCCTTCCCCGAGGCCCTTCGGCTGCGGTCGGCGCTCCTCAGGTCCGTGGTCAGCAGGCGAGGGCCGCCTGCGGTCGCTTTCTGTCGCTGA
- a CDS encoding ABC transporter substrate-binding protein — protein MRLSHALTTLAVLGLSAAGCGGSPTRSATAVPPAAPGYPVTIANCGQTYTYDRAPSRTVLMSGGAVGQVSSLIALGLEARIVGNAQNYGASDVPGRADAIDRLPKAKIQQGSWDITREGMLALRPDLVIGTTGFDFDAQNGYATRAELLEIGANTWLPDSTCGGPGTVKGTQTIEDSYDMLRDFGRIYGVSDRAEQLIERSKRRIKKIAAKVEGVSRPKVMYIIPGMQMGAAEFSSIGANGIWNDIFDKAGGVNAFGDATKEIFANLSKERVAKTDVDAVVIVNWRNPDPDAEAAKLFAQFPHWQAAKDRRYVVLSDSAYLGPDNAVAVERIARLLHPERF, from the coding sequence ATGCGTCTCTCGCATGCCCTCACCACGCTTGCCGTGCTCGGCCTGTCGGCGGCCGGGTGCGGCGGATCACCGACGCGATCCGCCACGGCCGTGCCGCCCGCAGCTCCCGGCTATCCGGTCACGATCGCCAACTGCGGCCAGACGTACACCTATGACAGAGCGCCGAGCCGTACGGTCCTCATGAGCGGTGGCGCGGTGGGCCAGGTCTCCTCGCTGATCGCGCTCGGCCTCGAAGCCAGGATCGTCGGCAACGCCCAGAACTACGGAGCCTCCGACGTGCCAGGACGGGCCGACGCGATCGACCGGCTGCCCAAGGCGAAGATCCAGCAAGGGAGCTGGGACATCACCCGCGAGGGCATGCTCGCCCTGCGTCCCGACCTGGTCATCGGCACCACCGGCTTCGACTTCGACGCCCAGAACGGCTACGCCACCAGGGCCGAGCTGCTCGAGATCGGCGCCAACACCTGGTTGCCCGACTCCACCTGCGGCGGCCCCGGCACCGTCAAGGGCACCCAGACGATCGAGGACAGCTACGACATGCTGCGCGACTTCGGCAGGATCTACGGGGTCAGCGACCGGGCGGAGCAGCTGATCGAGCGGTCGAAGCGGCGGATCAAGAAGATCGCGGCCAAGGTCGAGGGCGTGTCCAGGCCGAAGGTGATGTACATCATCCCCGGCATGCAGATGGGCGCCGCCGAGTTCAGCTCGATCGGCGCCAACGGCATCTGGAACGACATCTTCGACAAGGCCGGTGGTGTCAACGCGTTCGGCGACGCCACCAAGGAGATCTTCGCCAACCTCAGCAAGGAGCGGGTGGCGAAGACCGACGTCGACGCCGTGGTGATCGTCAACTGGCGCAACCCCGACCCCGACGCCGAGGCCGCGAAGCTCTTCGCCCAGTTCCCGCACTGGCAGGCGGCCAAGGACCGGCGCTACGTCGTGCTGTCGGACTCGGCCTATCTCGGCCCCGACAACGCGGTCGCCGTGGAGCGGATCGCCAGGCTGCTCCACCCGGAGAGGTTCTGA
- a CDS encoding FecCD family ABC transporter permease, with translation MLRRLPLSVCLPVLAAALLAGMLLAVGVGSVTVPLAETWDIVTGQAGDPVNTKIILDYRIPRVLLAALAGAGLSIAGAVLQALVTNPLADPYVLGISSGASVGAVLVMTMGSAVAGGLGVSSAAFAGAMLASLIVFVLGQRQGRLTPTRLVLSGVAVGYVLLAATSYLQLQANPDELRKVMFWMLGSVAGAQWDQLPAVATAVTACALGLMLYGRRLNALVTGEESATALGLDVRRARIGLLVVSSLLTGTVVAVVGGIGFVGLMIPHLVRLAFGTDHRRLLPVATLVGATYMVLVDLLSRTVDRPAELPVGIFTAVFGAPFFIWLLRREEA, from the coding sequence ATGCTGCGCCGCCTCCCCCTGTCCGTCTGCCTGCCTGTCCTCGCCGCCGCGCTGCTGGCCGGGATGCTGCTCGCCGTCGGCGTCGGATCGGTGACCGTACCGCTCGCCGAGACCTGGGACATCGTGACCGGCCAGGCAGGCGACCCGGTCAACACGAAGATCATCCTGGACTACCGGATCCCCAGGGTGCTGCTCGCCGCGCTCGCGGGCGCGGGCCTGTCCATCGCGGGAGCGGTGTTGCAGGCGCTGGTGACCAACCCGCTCGCCGACCCGTACGTCCTGGGAATCTCCTCAGGGGCCTCTGTAGGCGCGGTGCTCGTCATGACGATGGGCTCGGCCGTCGCGGGCGGGCTCGGCGTCTCCTCGGCCGCGTTCGCCGGGGCGATGCTGGCCTCGCTGATCGTGTTCGTCCTCGGGCAGCGGCAGGGCCGCCTCACCCCCACCAGGCTGGTGCTGTCCGGGGTCGCGGTGGGCTACGTGCTGCTCGCCGCCACCAGCTACCTGCAGCTCCAGGCCAACCCCGACGAGCTGAGGAAGGTGATGTTCTGGATGCTCGGCAGCGTGGCGGGCGCGCAGTGGGACCAGCTGCCCGCCGTCGCGACGGCCGTGACCGCGTGCGCCCTGGGCCTGATGCTGTACGGCAGGCGGCTCAACGCCCTCGTCACAGGTGAGGAGTCGGCGACGGCCCTCGGCCTCGACGTACGGCGCGCGCGCATCGGGCTGCTGGTCGTCTCGTCCCTGCTCACCGGCACGGTCGTGGCGGTCGTGGGCGGCATCGGGTTCGTCGGGCTGATGATCCCCCACCTGGTACGGCTGGCCTTCGGCACCGACCACCGCCGCCTGCTGCCCGTGGCGACCCTGGTGGGGGCGACGTACATGGTGCTGGTCGACCTGCTCTCGCGCACCGTCGACCGCCCGGCCGAGCTGCCCGTGGGCATCTTCACCGCGGTCTTCGGCGCCCCCTTCTTCATCTGGCTGCTGCGCAGGGAGGAGGCATGA
- a CDS encoding ABC transporter ATP-binding protein, producing MRLCVSDVSVRLGGVPILHDVSLVAEPGEIVGLVGPNGSGKSTLLRTVYRSLRPESGGIRLGGHNVWAGSARAAARQIAAVLQDDTTPAGMTVVEVVELGRTPHHGLFDREGQADRAAVREAMDRAGVLALAGRRFGSLSGGERQRVQLARALAQEPSLLILDEPTNHLDIRARFELLDLVRELGTTTLAVMHELDLAARVCDSLVVLHGGRVVAEGPVLDALTPEVLREVFGVRAQAARDTDGIVRIAYAARPLVDGRLAPQR from the coding sequence ATGAGACTGTGCGTCAGCGACGTCAGCGTCAGGCTCGGCGGCGTGCCCATCCTGCACGACGTCTCCCTCGTCGCCGAGCCAGGCGAGATCGTCGGGCTGGTCGGGCCCAACGGCAGCGGCAAGTCGACGCTGCTGCGTACGGTCTACCGCTCGCTGCGCCCGGAGTCGGGCGGCATCAGGCTCGGCGGGCACAACGTGTGGGCCGGATCGGCACGCGCGGCGGCGCGCCAGATCGCGGCCGTGCTCCAGGACGACACCACACCGGCGGGCATGACCGTCGTCGAGGTGGTCGAGCTCGGCCGTACCCCGCACCACGGGCTGTTCGACCGCGAGGGACAGGCAGACCGCGCGGCGGTGCGGGAGGCGATGGATCGCGCGGGGGTGCTCGCCCTGGCGGGACGCCGTTTCGGGTCGCTGTCCGGCGGCGAGCGGCAACGCGTCCAGCTCGCCCGCGCGCTCGCGCAGGAACCGAGCCTGCTCATCCTCGACGAGCCCACCAACCACCTCGACATCAGGGCCAGGTTCGAACTGCTCGACCTCGTCAGGGAGCTCGGCACCACCACGCTCGCCGTCATGCACGAGCTCGATCTCGCCGCGCGCGTCTGCGACTCGCTCGTCGTCCTGCACGGCGGGCGAGTCGTCGCGGAAGGACCCGTGCTCGACGCTCTGACGCCGGAGGTGCTGCGCGAGGTGTTCGGCGTGCGGGCCCAGGCGGCACGCGACACCGACGGGATCGTCCGGATCGCCTACGCCGCCCGTCCTTTGGTGGACGGGCGGCTCGCACCACAGCGGTAG